One Vigna unguiculata cultivar IT97K-499-35 chromosome 11, ASM411807v1, whole genome shotgun sequence DNA window includes the following coding sequences:
- the LOC114170228 gene encoding glycine-rich protein DOT1-like has protein sequence MTYRLIVSALPLGSYCCFGATMFLRPLDRYAYALLGPLCLAFLGCGDGGGDSVVGGGRGGGGGGGEGGACRAGECDSGGGGRGDGGGGGGGGGGEGGAGHGGGGGVNGDRCACVNGRGGGGSGGHGGHSGRGAGSGGRGERGVVVVLVVMIGNDVGDGVGGRGCCIGGRRGGGCAYGRGGGDRGGGGSGPDSDMVMVVMVVMVVMVLVVVVVVMVVIVEVVVVVVMVVVIVMVMVVVMVVVVVDVVRV, from the exons ATGACGTATAGACTTATCGTGAGTGCCTTGCCGCTAGGTTCGTATTGCTGCTTTGGGGCCACTATGTTTTTGCGCCCTTTAGACCGCTATGCTTATGCGCTTTTAGGGCCGCTATGTCTTGCATTTTTGGGCTG tggtgatggtggtggtgatagTGTAGTtggtggtggccgtggtggtggtggtggtggaggtgaaGGTGGTGCTTGCCGTGCTGGTGAGTGTGATAGTGGTGGTGGAGGtcgtggtgatggtggtggtggtggtggtggaggaggaggtgAAGGTGGTGCTGGTCATGGTGGTGG TGGTGGCGTTAATGGTGATCGCTGTGCTTGTGTTAATGGTAGAGGAGGTGGTGGTTCTGGTGGTCATGGTGGACACAGTGGCCGTGGTGCTGGTAGTGGTGGTCGTGGTGAGCGTggtgtggtggtggtgctggtgGTGATGAT TGGTAATGATGTTGGTGATGGTGTTGGTGGTCGTGGTTGTTGTATTGGTGGCCGTAGAGGTGGTGGTTGTGCTtatggtcgtggtggtggtgaccgtg gtggtggtggtagtggtccTGATAGTGATATGGTCATGGTGGTGATGGTTgtgatggtggtgatggtgctcgtggtcgtggtggtggttatggttGTCATTGTGGAGGTGGTTGTCGTGGTTGTGATGGTTGTGGTGATTGTGATGGTAatggtggtggttatggtggtggtggtggttgatGTGGTGAGGGTTTaa
- the LOC114170229 gene encoding rRNA 2'-O-methyltransferase fibrillarin-like produces MWSVHVPIHSIIRGSSLINGGGGAVGGGRGGGADKGGIGRGGGCDGGGGGRGNGGRGGGGGGGDSVVSGGRGGGGGEGSGGGARGGCACVGGGGVVDEVVAVVVMVDAMAVVVVVMAVVSMVW; encoded by the exons ATGTGGAGTGTTCACGTGCCGATTCATTCGATTATACGTGGAAGCTCGCTCATCAATGGTGGGGGTGGTGcag ttggtggtggccgtggtggtggtgcAGATAAAGGTGGTATTGGCCGTGGTGGTGGgtgtgatggtggtggtggaggtcgTGGTAATGgaggtcgtggtggtggtggtggtggtggtgatagtGTTGTTAgtggtggccgtggtggtggaggaggtGAAGGTAGTGGTGGCGGTGCTCGTGGTGGTTGTGCctgtgttggtggtggtggtg TGGTAGATGAGGTGGTGGCTGTGGTGGTCATGGTGGATGCAATGgctgtggtggtggtagtgatGGCCGTGGTGAGCATGGTGTGGTAG